One Cervus canadensis isolate Bull #8, Minnesota chromosome 12, ASM1932006v1, whole genome shotgun sequence DNA window includes the following coding sequences:
- the FAM110B gene encoding protein FAM110B has protein sequence MPTESLQTGSMVKPVSPAGTFTSAVPLRILNKGPDYFRRQAEPNPKRLSAVERLEADKAKYVKSQEVINAKQEPVKPAVLAKPPVCPAAKRALGSPTLKGFGGGGGGGAKSEGGAPRETLKLEILKNILNSSEGSSAGSGHKHSARNWPAPRADAAELHRHSFAESLRARPAPGRGSPQEGGSHVGRRPPEPASSAAADAFLHVSHSSSDIRQGPGARPLKAILPCSSSAPPLPPKPKVAAPAAVKSPEAEAAEPAGGVGRRPSLQRSKSDLSDRYFRVDADVERFFNYCGLDPEELENLGMENFARANSDIISLNFRSASMISSDCEQSQDSNSDLRNDDSANDRVPYGISAIERNARIIKWLYSIKQARESQKVSHV, from the coding sequence ATGCCCACGGAGAGCCTACAGACAGGTAGCATGGTGAAGCCGGTCAGCCCCGCCGGCACCTTCACGTCGGCCGTGCCCCTGCGCATCCTCAACAAGGGGCCCGACTACTTTCGCCGCCAGGCGGAGCCCAACCCCAAGAGACTCAGCGCCGTGGAGCGGCTGGAGGCAGACAAGGCCAAGTACGTCAAGAGCCAGGAGGTCATCAACGCCAAGCAGGAGCCCGTGAAGCCGGCGGTGCTGGCCAAGCCCCCTGTGTGCCCGGCCGCCAAGCGCGCGCTCGGCAGCCCCACGCTCAAAGGcttcggcggcggcggcggcggcggcgccaaGAGCGAGGGGGGCGCGCCTCGCGAGACCCTGAAGCTGGAGATCCTCAAGAACATCCTCAACAGCTCCGAAGGCTCGAGCGCGGGCTCGGGCCACAAGCACAGCGCGCGGAACTGGCCGGCGCCCCGGGCCGACGCGGCCGAGCTGCACCGGCACTCGTTCGCCGAGTCGCTGCGCGCGCGCCCCGCGCCGGGCCGGGGCAGCCCCCAGGAGGGCGGCTCGCACGTGGGCCGCCGGCCGCCCGAGCCCGCCTCTTCCGCCGCCGCCGACGCCTTTCTGCACGTGTCCCACAGCTCCTCGGACATCCGCCAGGGGCCCGGCGCCAGGCCCTTGAAGGCCATCCTCCCCTGCAGCAGTTCCGCCCCGCCGCTGCCCCCCAAGCCCAAGGTGGCCGCTCCGGCCGCAGTGAAGTCCCCCGAGGCCGAGGCGGCCGAGCCAGCCGGCGGGGTGGGCCGGAGACCCTCGCTGCAGCGCTCCAAGTCGGACCTGAGCGACAGGTATTTCCGCGTGGACGCCGACGTGGAGCGCTTCTTCAACTACTGCGGACTGGATCCAGAGGAGCTGGAGAACCTGGGCATGGAGAACTTCGCGCGGGCCAACTCGGACATCATCTCGCTCAACTTCCGCAGCGCCAGCATGATCAGCTCGGACTGCGAACAGTCTCAGGACAGTAACAGTGACCTTAGGAACGATGACAGTGCCAATGACCGGGTGCCCTACGGCATCTCCGCCATCGAGAGGAACGCGCGCATCATCAAGTGGCTGTACAGCATCAAGCAGGCCAGGGAGTCGCAGAAGGTGTCCCACGTGTAA